A single Primulina eburnea isolate SZY01 chromosome 11, ASM2296580v1, whole genome shotgun sequence DNA region contains:
- the LOC140804413 gene encoding mitochondrial fission 1 protein A-like isoform X1, producing MDAKITQFFESVTNFFTGGDNIPWSSPDVIDGCEREVVEATKEESDERKSESIMRLSWALVHARQPEDVQRGIAMLEASLANTNSPLQKREKLYLLAVGYYRSGDYSRSRQLLDRCLEIAPDWRQALSLKKTVEDRITKDGVIGIGITATAVGLLAGGLAAALARKN from the exons ATGGATGCTAAAATTACTCAATTCTTCGAATCCGTCACCAATTTCTTCACCGGCGGTGACAACATCCCATGGTCCTCTCCCGACGTTATTGAC GGCTGTGAGAGAGAAGTTGTAGAGGCCACAAAAGAAGAGTCCGATGAACGAAAGAGTGAAAGCATCATGCGTTTATCATGGGCTCTAGTTCATGCCAGACAGCCGGAAGATGTGCAACGAGGGATAGCCATGCTTGAAG CATCACTCGCCAACACCAATAGTCCACTTCAAAAGAGAGAGAAGCTATATCTACTAGCTGTTGGATATTACAGAAGTGGTGACTATTCAAGGAGCAGGCAGCTTCTAGATCGATGCTTGGAG ATCGCACCTGATTGGAGGCAAGCACTCTCTCTAAAGAAGACCGTTGAAGATCGAATTACCAAAG ATGGTGTTATTGGAATAGGCATCACCGCAACTGCAGTTGGACTTTTAGCAGGAGGGTTAGCCGCTGCACTTGCTCGAAAGAACTGA
- the LOC140804413 gene encoding mitochondrial fission 1 protein A-like isoform X3: MIVIGCEREVVEATKEESDERKSESIMRLSWALVHARQPEDVQRGIAMLEASLANTNSPLQKREKLYLLAVGYYRSGDYSRSRQLLDRCLEIAPDWRQALSLKKTVEDRITKDGVIGIGITATAVGLLAGGLAAALARKN; the protein is encoded by the exons ATGATAGTGATC GGCTGTGAGAGAGAAGTTGTAGAGGCCACAAAAGAAGAGTCCGATGAACGAAAGAGTGAAAGCATCATGCGTTTATCATGGGCTCTAGTTCATGCCAGACAGCCGGAAGATGTGCAACGAGGGATAGCCATGCTTGAAG CATCACTCGCCAACACCAATAGTCCACTTCAAAAGAGAGAGAAGCTATATCTACTAGCTGTTGGATATTACAGAAGTGGTGACTATTCAAGGAGCAGGCAGCTTCTAGATCGATGCTTGGAG ATCGCACCTGATTGGAGGCAAGCACTCTCTCTAAAGAAGACCGTTGAAGATCGAATTACCAAAG ATGGTGTTATTGGAATAGGCATCACCGCAACTGCAGTTGGACTTTTAGCAGGAGGGTTAGCCGCTGCACTTGCTCGAAAGAACTGA
- the LOC140804413 gene encoding mitochondrial fission 1 protein A-like isoform X4 → MTLMGCEREVVEATKEESDERKSESIMRLSWALVHARQPEDVQRGIAMLEASLANTNSPLQKREKLYLLAVGYYRSGDYSRSRQLLDRCLEIAPDWRQALSLKKTVEDRITKDGVIGIGITATAVGLLAGGLAAALARKN, encoded by the exons ATGACATTGATG GGCTGTGAGAGAGAAGTTGTAGAGGCCACAAAAGAAGAGTCCGATGAACGAAAGAGTGAAAGCATCATGCGTTTATCATGGGCTCTAGTTCATGCCAGACAGCCGGAAGATGTGCAACGAGGGATAGCCATGCTTGAAG CATCACTCGCCAACACCAATAGTCCACTTCAAAAGAGAGAGAAGCTATATCTACTAGCTGTTGGATATTACAGAAGTGGTGACTATTCAAGGAGCAGGCAGCTTCTAGATCGATGCTTGGAG ATCGCACCTGATTGGAGGCAAGCACTCTCTCTAAAGAAGACCGTTGAAGATCGAATTACCAAAG ATGGTGTTATTGGAATAGGCATCACCGCAACTGCAGTTGGACTTTTAGCAGGAGGGTTAGCCGCTGCACTTGCTCGAAAGAACTGA
- the LOC140804413 gene encoding mitochondrial fission 1 protein A-like isoform X2 has translation MCWVINHPGCEREVVEATKEESDERKSESIMRLSWALVHARQPEDVQRGIAMLEASLANTNSPLQKREKLYLLAVGYYRSGDYSRSRQLLDRCLEIAPDWRQALSLKKTVEDRITKDGVIGIGITATAVGLLAGGLAAALARKN, from the exons ATGTGTTGGGTAATCAATCATCCG GGCTGTGAGAGAGAAGTTGTAGAGGCCACAAAAGAAGAGTCCGATGAACGAAAGAGTGAAAGCATCATGCGTTTATCATGGGCTCTAGTTCATGCCAGACAGCCGGAAGATGTGCAACGAGGGATAGCCATGCTTGAAG CATCACTCGCCAACACCAATAGTCCACTTCAAAAGAGAGAGAAGCTATATCTACTAGCTGTTGGATATTACAGAAGTGGTGACTATTCAAGGAGCAGGCAGCTTCTAGATCGATGCTTGGAG ATCGCACCTGATTGGAGGCAAGCACTCTCTCTAAAGAAGACCGTTGAAGATCGAATTACCAAAG ATGGTGTTATTGGAATAGGCATCACCGCAACTGCAGTTGGACTTTTAGCAGGAGGGTTAGCCGCTGCACTTGCTCGAAAGAACTGA